In Sylvia atricapilla isolate bSylAtr1 chromosome 25, bSylAtr1.pri, whole genome shotgun sequence, a genomic segment contains:
- the PPP1R15B gene encoding protein phosphatase 1 regulatory subunit 15B isoform X1, which yields MTVPSRPSLWERKAPRRRRRHFVLKLPQDGVESRTGAVRRPPSLQTHRPATERRSTRPSASLATLNGLMEHSGRERAGPGLGWARLGLAGAWPKLAAPSAAPAGGSSQASPPFSWLRVVSQLLSPLPALLQRLLPGAALSSALCPAKAPPPLVLLPQADTSLDWAEEEPPEKRPESGPEPPVGLWGAGLVRSGLGAFPTDYWYVLSVEQSKSHLPQPLRAEGLPEVEFLRSKRLAFLQRWHLPVPDPDHGYHSLEEEQQQQHRAVCREIGEQRGDSGDFEQPQAAGRQPGGVPVGQDGLRDAAEEGQASAGEEGEDSETEQNFPVSTRPACANKLIDYIIGGVSSGEESEDEEGWDDGDGDEDEDDDGFDSEELPSDSEAGSQDGERLHLWNSFYSLDPYNPQNFTATIQTSSSEPEKAMSDMEEDEEEEEGSWAESSEGSPSSEEDEWDCDSADEAENLKLWNSFCSSDDPYNPLNFTAAFQTAERKGPPGLRGSERLSPVPSEPSAVCRVAPLEKHNCGAPDSAQRREKPASSKRKKVTFLEKVTEYYISGEEDRRGPWEELARDGCRFQKRIQETEEAIGHCLSTEHRLRVFHRLQQFHSQRTEPF from the exons ATGACGGTTCCGTCCCGCCCCTCCCTCTGGGAACGGAAAGCGCcgaggcggcggcgccgccaTTTTGTGCTGAAGCTGCCTCAGGATGGAGTCGAAAGCCGAACCGGAGCTGTCCGCCGTCCCCCGAGCCTTCAGACTCACCGCCCCGCCACGGAGCGCCGCTCCACGCGCCCCTCCGCATCGCTGGCAACGCTGAACGGCCTCATGGAGCACAGCGGTCGGGAACGCGCCGGCCCCGGCTTGGGATGGGCCCGACTGGGCCTGGCCGGGGCCTGGCCGAAGCTGGCGGCGCCCAGCGCGGCCCCCGCCGGCGGCTCGTCCCAGGCGAGCCCGCCCTTCTCATGGCTGCGAGTGGTGTCGCAGCTGCTGTCACCGCTGCCAGCCCTCTTACAGCGGCTGCTGCCCGGCGCCGCGCTGAGCTCCGCGCTGTGCCCCGCCAAGGCACCGCCGCCGCTGGTGCTGCTGCCGCAGGCGGACACGTCGCTGGACTGGGCCGAGGAGGAACCCCCGGAGAAGCGGCCGGAGAGCGGCCCCGAGCCGCcggtggggctgtggggagccgGGCTGGTGCGGAGCGGCCTGGGCGCTTTTCCCACGGATTATTGGTACGTGCTGAGCGTGGAGCAGAGCAAGAGCCACCTGCCGCAGCCCCTGCGAGCCGAGGGCTTGCCCGAGGTTGAATTCTTGCGCAGCAAACGCCTGGCGTTCCTCCAGCGCTGGCATCTGCCCGTGCCCGACCCCGACCACGGCTACcacagcctggaggaggagcagcagcagcagcacagggcgGTCTGCCGAGAAATCGGGGAGCAGCGCGGCGATAGCGGGGATTTcgagcagccccaggctgcgGGGAGACAGCCCGGAGGTGTCCCCGTGGGGCAGGACGGGCTCCGCGATGCGGCCGAGGAAGGGCAAGCCTCGGCCGGAGAGGAAGGTGAGGACTCTGAAACGGAGCAAAACTTCCCCGTTTCAACCCGACCTGCGTGCGCGAATAAATTAATCGATTATATCATCGGGGGAGTATCGAGCGGGGAGGAgagtgaggatgaggaaggctgGGATGATGGTGACGGTGACGAGGATGAAGATGATGACGGCTTTGACAGCGAAGAGCTGCCCTCGGACTCAGAGGCCGGCAGCCAGGACGGGGAGAGGCTTCACCTGTGGAATTCCTTCTACAGCTTGGATCCCTACAACCCTCAGAACTTCACAGCCACCATCCAAACGTCTTCCAGCGAGCCGGAAAAGGCAATGTCTGACatggaggaggatgaggaagaggaggaaggctCGTGGGCGGAATCCTCCGAGGGCTCTCCGAGTTCCGAGGAGGACGAGTGGGACTGTGACAGCGCGGACGAGGCGGAAAACTTGAAACTTTGGAACTCGTTCTGTAGCTCGGACGATCCCTACAACCCTTTAAACTTCACGGCGGCCTTTCAGACGGCGGAGAGAAAAGGGCCGCCGGGTTTGCGGGGGTCCGAGAGGCTGAGCCCCGTCCCCTCCGAGCCCTCGGCCGTGTGTCGGGTGGCACCGCTGGAAAAACACAACTGCGGCGCTCCCGATTCGGCCCAGCGCCGGGAGAAACCCGCCAGTTCCAAGCGGAAAAAG GTGACCTTCCTGGAGAAGGTGACGGAGTATTACATCAGCGGCGAGGAGGACAGGAGGGGGCCCTGGGAGGAGCTGGCCAGGGACGGCTGCAGGTTCCAAAAACGCATCCAGGAGACTGAGGAGGCCATTGGGCActgcctgagcacagagcacaggctCAGGGTATTCCACAGGCTCCAGCAATTCCATTCCCAAAGGACTGAGCCCTTCTAG
- the PPP1R15B gene encoding protein phosphatase 1 regulatory subunit 15B isoform X2, which yields MTVPSRPSLWERKAPRRRRRHFVLKLPQDGVESRTGAVRRPPSLQTHRPATERRSTRPSASLATLNGLMEHSGRERAGPGLGWARLGLAGAWPKLAAPSAAPAGGSSQASPPFSWLRVVSQLLSPLPALLQRLLPGAALSSALCPAKAPPPLVLLPQADTSLDWAEEEPPEKRPESGPEPPVGLWGAGLVRSGLGAFPTDYWYVLSVEQSKSHLPQPLRAEGLPEVEFLRSKRLAFLQRWHLPVPDPDHGYHSLEEEQQQQHRAVCREIGEQRGDSGDFEQPQAAGRQPGGVPVGQDGLRDAAEEGQASAGEEGEDSETEQNFPVSTRPACANKLIDYIIGGVSSGEESEDEEGWDDGDGDEDEDDDGFDSEELPSDSEAGSQDGERLHLWNSFYSLDPYNPQNFTATIQTSSSEPEKAMSDMEEDEEEEEGSWAESSEGSPSSEEDEWDCDSADEAENLKLWNSFCSSDDPYNPLNFTAAFQTAERKGPPGLRGSERLSPVPSEPSAVCRVAPLEKHNCGAPDSAQRREKPASSKRKKVTFLEKVTFLEKVTEYYLNSSLPTLLKNQKNTHLNFNLL from the exons ATGACGGTTCCGTCCCGCCCCTCCCTCTGGGAACGGAAAGCGCcgaggcggcggcgccgccaTTTTGTGCTGAAGCTGCCTCAGGATGGAGTCGAAAGCCGAACCGGAGCTGTCCGCCGTCCCCCGAGCCTTCAGACTCACCGCCCCGCCACGGAGCGCCGCTCCACGCGCCCCTCCGCATCGCTGGCAACGCTGAACGGCCTCATGGAGCACAGCGGTCGGGAACGCGCCGGCCCCGGCTTGGGATGGGCCCGACTGGGCCTGGCCGGGGCCTGGCCGAAGCTGGCGGCGCCCAGCGCGGCCCCCGCCGGCGGCTCGTCCCAGGCGAGCCCGCCCTTCTCATGGCTGCGAGTGGTGTCGCAGCTGCTGTCACCGCTGCCAGCCCTCTTACAGCGGCTGCTGCCCGGCGCCGCGCTGAGCTCCGCGCTGTGCCCCGCCAAGGCACCGCCGCCGCTGGTGCTGCTGCCGCAGGCGGACACGTCGCTGGACTGGGCCGAGGAGGAACCCCCGGAGAAGCGGCCGGAGAGCGGCCCCGAGCCGCcggtggggctgtggggagccgGGCTGGTGCGGAGCGGCCTGGGCGCTTTTCCCACGGATTATTGGTACGTGCTGAGCGTGGAGCAGAGCAAGAGCCACCTGCCGCAGCCCCTGCGAGCCGAGGGCTTGCCCGAGGTTGAATTCTTGCGCAGCAAACGCCTGGCGTTCCTCCAGCGCTGGCATCTGCCCGTGCCCGACCCCGACCACGGCTACcacagcctggaggaggagcagcagcagcagcacagggcgGTCTGCCGAGAAATCGGGGAGCAGCGCGGCGATAGCGGGGATTTcgagcagccccaggctgcgGGGAGACAGCCCGGAGGTGTCCCCGTGGGGCAGGACGGGCTCCGCGATGCGGCCGAGGAAGGGCAAGCCTCGGCCGGAGAGGAAGGTGAGGACTCTGAAACGGAGCAAAACTTCCCCGTTTCAACCCGACCTGCGTGCGCGAATAAATTAATCGATTATATCATCGGGGGAGTATCGAGCGGGGAGGAgagtgaggatgaggaaggctgGGATGATGGTGACGGTGACGAGGATGAAGATGATGACGGCTTTGACAGCGAAGAGCTGCCCTCGGACTCAGAGGCCGGCAGCCAGGACGGGGAGAGGCTTCACCTGTGGAATTCCTTCTACAGCTTGGATCCCTACAACCCTCAGAACTTCACAGCCACCATCCAAACGTCTTCCAGCGAGCCGGAAAAGGCAATGTCTGACatggaggaggatgaggaagaggaggaaggctCGTGGGCGGAATCCTCCGAGGGCTCTCCGAGTTCCGAGGAGGACGAGTGGGACTGTGACAGCGCGGACGAGGCGGAAAACTTGAAACTTTGGAACTCGTTCTGTAGCTCGGACGATCCCTACAACCCTTTAAACTTCACGGCGGCCTTTCAGACGGCGGAGAGAAAAGGGCCGCCGGGTTTGCGGGGGTCCGAGAGGCTGAGCCCCGTCCCCTCCGAGCCCTCGGCCGTGTGTCGGGTGGCACCGCTGGAAAAACACAACTGCGGCGCTCCCGATTCGGCCCAGCGCCGGGAGAAACCCGCCAGTTCCAAGCGGAAAAAG GTGACCTTCCTGGAGAAG gTGACCTTCCTGGAGAAGGTGACAGAGTATTACCTGAACAGTTCTTTACCAACTCTtcttaaaaaccagaaaaacaccCATTTAAACTTCAATTTACTGTGA
- the PPP1R15B gene encoding protein phosphatase 1 regulatory subunit 15B isoform X3, which produces MTVPSRPSLWERKAPRRRRRHFVLKLPQDGVESRTGAVRRPPSLQTHRPATERRSTRPSASLATLNGLMEHSGRERAGPGLGWARLGLAGAWPKLAAPSAAPAGGSSQASPPFSWLRVVSQLLSPLPALLQRLLPGAALSSALCPAKAPPPLVLLPQADTSLDWAEEEPPEKRPESGPEPPVGLWGAGLVRSGLGAFPTDYWYVLSVEQSKSHLPQPLRAEGLPEVEFLRSKRLAFLQRWHLPVPDPDHGYHSLEEEQQQQHRAVCREIGEQRGDSGDFEQPQAAGRQPGGVPVGQDGLRDAAEEGQASAGEEGEDSETEQNFPVSTRPACANKLIDYIIGGVSSGEESEDEEGWDDGDGDEDEDDDGFDSEELPSDSEAGSQDGERLHLWNSFYSLDPYNPQNFTATIQTSSSEPEKAMSDMEEDEEEEEGSWAESSEGSPSSEEDEWDCDSADEAENLKLWNSFCSSDDPYNPLNFTAAFQTAERKGPPGLRGSERLSPVPSEPSAVCRVAPLEKHNCGAPDSAQRREKPASSKRKKVTFLEKVTEYYIHSYIPTSPYKPKKYEFKSQFAANS; this is translated from the exons ATGACGGTTCCGTCCCGCCCCTCCCTCTGGGAACGGAAAGCGCcgaggcggcggcgccgccaTTTTGTGCTGAAGCTGCCTCAGGATGGAGTCGAAAGCCGAACCGGAGCTGTCCGCCGTCCCCCGAGCCTTCAGACTCACCGCCCCGCCACGGAGCGCCGCTCCACGCGCCCCTCCGCATCGCTGGCAACGCTGAACGGCCTCATGGAGCACAGCGGTCGGGAACGCGCCGGCCCCGGCTTGGGATGGGCCCGACTGGGCCTGGCCGGGGCCTGGCCGAAGCTGGCGGCGCCCAGCGCGGCCCCCGCCGGCGGCTCGTCCCAGGCGAGCCCGCCCTTCTCATGGCTGCGAGTGGTGTCGCAGCTGCTGTCACCGCTGCCAGCCCTCTTACAGCGGCTGCTGCCCGGCGCCGCGCTGAGCTCCGCGCTGTGCCCCGCCAAGGCACCGCCGCCGCTGGTGCTGCTGCCGCAGGCGGACACGTCGCTGGACTGGGCCGAGGAGGAACCCCCGGAGAAGCGGCCGGAGAGCGGCCCCGAGCCGCcggtggggctgtggggagccgGGCTGGTGCGGAGCGGCCTGGGCGCTTTTCCCACGGATTATTGGTACGTGCTGAGCGTGGAGCAGAGCAAGAGCCACCTGCCGCAGCCCCTGCGAGCCGAGGGCTTGCCCGAGGTTGAATTCTTGCGCAGCAAACGCCTGGCGTTCCTCCAGCGCTGGCATCTGCCCGTGCCCGACCCCGACCACGGCTACcacagcctggaggaggagcagcagcagcagcacagggcgGTCTGCCGAGAAATCGGGGAGCAGCGCGGCGATAGCGGGGATTTcgagcagccccaggctgcgGGGAGACAGCCCGGAGGTGTCCCCGTGGGGCAGGACGGGCTCCGCGATGCGGCCGAGGAAGGGCAAGCCTCGGCCGGAGAGGAAGGTGAGGACTCTGAAACGGAGCAAAACTTCCCCGTTTCAACCCGACCTGCGTGCGCGAATAAATTAATCGATTATATCATCGGGGGAGTATCGAGCGGGGAGGAgagtgaggatgaggaaggctgGGATGATGGTGACGGTGACGAGGATGAAGATGATGACGGCTTTGACAGCGAAGAGCTGCCCTCGGACTCAGAGGCCGGCAGCCAGGACGGGGAGAGGCTTCACCTGTGGAATTCCTTCTACAGCTTGGATCCCTACAACCCTCAGAACTTCACAGCCACCATCCAAACGTCTTCCAGCGAGCCGGAAAAGGCAATGTCTGACatggaggaggatgaggaagaggaggaaggctCGTGGGCGGAATCCTCCGAGGGCTCTCCGAGTTCCGAGGAGGACGAGTGGGACTGTGACAGCGCGGACGAGGCGGAAAACTTGAAACTTTGGAACTCGTTCTGTAGCTCGGACGATCCCTACAACCCTTTAAACTTCACGGCGGCCTTTCAGACGGCGGAGAGAAAAGGGCCGCCGGGTTTGCGGGGGTCCGAGAGGCTGAGCCCCGTCCCCTCCGAGCCCTCGGCCGTGTGTCGGGTGGCACCGCTGGAAAAACACAACTGCGGCGCTCCCGATTCGGCCCAGCGCCGGGAGAAACCCGCCAGTTCCAAGCGGAAAAAG gTGACCTTCCTGGAGAAGGTGACAGAGTATTACATACACAGTTACATACCAACTTCTCCttacaaaccaaaaaaatacgAATTTAAATCTCAATTTGCTGCGAATTCCTGA
- the PPP1R15B gene encoding protein phosphatase 1 regulatory subunit 15B isoform X4 — protein MTVPSRPSLWERKAPRRRRRHFVLKLPQDGVESRTGAVRRPPSLQTHRPATERRSTRPSASLATLNGLMEHSGRERAGPGLGWARLGLAGAWPKLAAPSAAPAGGSSQASPPFSWLRVVSQLLSPLPALLQRLLPGAALSSALCPAKAPPPLVLLPQADTSLDWAEEEPPEKRPESGPEPPVGLWGAGLVRSGLGAFPTDYWYVLSVEQSKSHLPQPLRAEGLPEVEFLRSKRLAFLQRWHLPVPDPDHGYHSLEEEQQQQHRAVCREIGEQRGDSGDFEQPQAAGRQPGGVPVGQDGLRDAAEEGQASAGEEGEDSETEQNFPVSTRPACANKLIDYIIGGVSSGEESEDEEGWDDGDGDEDEDDDGFDSEELPSDSEAGSQDGERLHLWNSFYSLDPYNPQNFTATIQTSSSEPEKAMSDMEEDEEEEEGSWAESSEGSPSSEEDEWDCDSADEAENLKLWNSFCSSDDPYNPLNFTAAFQTAERKGPPGLRGSERLSPVPSEPSAVCRVAPLEKHNCGAPDSAQRREKPASSKRKKVTFLEKVTEYYLNSSLPTLLKNQKNTHLNFNLL, from the exons ATGACGGTTCCGTCCCGCCCCTCCCTCTGGGAACGGAAAGCGCcgaggcggcggcgccgccaTTTTGTGCTGAAGCTGCCTCAGGATGGAGTCGAAAGCCGAACCGGAGCTGTCCGCCGTCCCCCGAGCCTTCAGACTCACCGCCCCGCCACGGAGCGCCGCTCCACGCGCCCCTCCGCATCGCTGGCAACGCTGAACGGCCTCATGGAGCACAGCGGTCGGGAACGCGCCGGCCCCGGCTTGGGATGGGCCCGACTGGGCCTGGCCGGGGCCTGGCCGAAGCTGGCGGCGCCCAGCGCGGCCCCCGCCGGCGGCTCGTCCCAGGCGAGCCCGCCCTTCTCATGGCTGCGAGTGGTGTCGCAGCTGCTGTCACCGCTGCCAGCCCTCTTACAGCGGCTGCTGCCCGGCGCCGCGCTGAGCTCCGCGCTGTGCCCCGCCAAGGCACCGCCGCCGCTGGTGCTGCTGCCGCAGGCGGACACGTCGCTGGACTGGGCCGAGGAGGAACCCCCGGAGAAGCGGCCGGAGAGCGGCCCCGAGCCGCcggtggggctgtggggagccgGGCTGGTGCGGAGCGGCCTGGGCGCTTTTCCCACGGATTATTGGTACGTGCTGAGCGTGGAGCAGAGCAAGAGCCACCTGCCGCAGCCCCTGCGAGCCGAGGGCTTGCCCGAGGTTGAATTCTTGCGCAGCAAACGCCTGGCGTTCCTCCAGCGCTGGCATCTGCCCGTGCCCGACCCCGACCACGGCTACcacagcctggaggaggagcagcagcagcagcacagggcgGTCTGCCGAGAAATCGGGGAGCAGCGCGGCGATAGCGGGGATTTcgagcagccccaggctgcgGGGAGACAGCCCGGAGGTGTCCCCGTGGGGCAGGACGGGCTCCGCGATGCGGCCGAGGAAGGGCAAGCCTCGGCCGGAGAGGAAGGTGAGGACTCTGAAACGGAGCAAAACTTCCCCGTTTCAACCCGACCTGCGTGCGCGAATAAATTAATCGATTATATCATCGGGGGAGTATCGAGCGGGGAGGAgagtgaggatgaggaaggctgGGATGATGGTGACGGTGACGAGGATGAAGATGATGACGGCTTTGACAGCGAAGAGCTGCCCTCGGACTCAGAGGCCGGCAGCCAGGACGGGGAGAGGCTTCACCTGTGGAATTCCTTCTACAGCTTGGATCCCTACAACCCTCAGAACTTCACAGCCACCATCCAAACGTCTTCCAGCGAGCCGGAAAAGGCAATGTCTGACatggaggaggatgaggaagaggaggaaggctCGTGGGCGGAATCCTCCGAGGGCTCTCCGAGTTCCGAGGAGGACGAGTGGGACTGTGACAGCGCGGACGAGGCGGAAAACTTGAAACTTTGGAACTCGTTCTGTAGCTCGGACGATCCCTACAACCCTTTAAACTTCACGGCGGCCTTTCAGACGGCGGAGAGAAAAGGGCCGCCGGGTTTGCGGGGGTCCGAGAGGCTGAGCCCCGTCCCCTCCGAGCCCTCGGCCGTGTGTCGGGTGGCACCGCTGGAAAAACACAACTGCGGCGCTCCCGATTCGGCCCAGCGCCGGGAGAAACCCGCCAGTTCCAAGCGGAAAAAG gTGACCTTCCTGGAGAAGGTGACAGAGTATTACCTGAACAGTTCTTTACCAACTCTtcttaaaaaccagaaaaacaccCATTTAAACTTCAATTTACTGTGA